A window from Drosophila nasuta strain 15112-1781.00 chromosome 3, ASM2355853v1, whole genome shotgun sequence encodes these proteins:
- the LOC132788245 gene encoding uncharacterized protein LOC132788245 yields the protein VTLRIRHEQPFETMLLLQHGKQLRCNEMEKVAAAATWPMLRLTNEANFYLMRSQSTEMLALICLTESREMNMEMWQALATNLNNMRHVRLLLLQHEAQSLGQPFEELSDITQELKFPHVVLFATTGILYRLQPYASQHWLQLNTMRHIFMKQHNYQHLVAHTLPDQITSLSLVYVDKKTQRLRMTGFVARLMQEFTRVHNITLRWQRPVIAGEELSIILLRNMTLNGTLNLPITLCGFEHDSSSGLYSYPYDIPSWFIMVPCPRQMATAQVYRVLFNWRMLSLLFGSYCIFVLLDSMLSCLLTRSKFEWTNLICNERMISGIIGQSLDIRAHSTLSSRITQAQLFIVGLMISTIFAAHLKTLLTKPPTEPKVSNFQELKESHLRIFLEESENFYVNRITSRNPIQPVRSKIEYLPTNDFYAQRKSLNVLQAFSITLTEWNMIKRQQELFHQPAFCYYPNLVIRMNLLMSVPLEPNSIYAQPLDLFIHQIHASGLLNYWKTEVVRDLIALGQLSQKDPYEYKPFREFKVCDLFWVWLIYLLGLLLATIALVCEIAAKKIRRRNLQFIP from the coding sequence GAGCAACCCTTCGAGacaatgctgttgttgcaacatgGGAAGCAGTTGCGTTGCAATGAAATGGAGAAAgtggctgcagctgccactTGGCCCATGCTGCGGCTCACCAACGAGGCAAACTTCTATCTAATGCGCAGTCAAAGCACTGAGATGTTGGCATTGATTTGTCTAACTGAGAGTCGAGAGATGAACATGGAAATGTGGCAAGCATTGGCCACAAATCTCAACAACATGCGTCATGTGCgtctcttgttgttgcaacaCGAAGCACAGTCTCTGGGACAACCGTTCGAAGAACTGTCGGATATCACACAAGAGTTGAAATTTCCTCACGTTGTACTCTTCGCAACCACAGGAATCCTTTATCGACTGCAACCTTATGCCAGCCAGCACTGGCTACAACTCAACACAATGCGACACATCTTCATGAAGCAGCACAATTATCAACATTTGGTGGCACACACACTGCCGGATCAGATAACATCGCTGTCGCTTGTCTACGTGGATAAGAAGACACAGAGGTTGCGGATGACAGGATTTGTGGCCAGGTTAATGCAGGAATTTACGCGTGTACACAACATCACATTGCGGTGGCAACGCCCAGTCATCGCTGGCGAGGAGTTATCCATAATCCTGTTGCGCAACATGACACTGAATGGCACCCTCAATCTACCCATTACGCTCTGTGGCTTTGAGCACGACAGTTCTTCGGGTCTCTACTCGTATCCCTACGACATTCCCTCGTGGTTCATTATGGTGCCGTGTCCTCGCCAGATGGCCACAGCTCAAGTCTATCGCGTGCTCTTCAATTGGCGAATGTTGTCGCTGCTCTTTGGCTCCTACTGCATCTTTGTGTTGCTCGACTCGATGCTTTCTTGCCTGCTGACGCGTTCAAAGTTCGAGTGGACCAATTTGATATGCAACGAACGCATGATATCGGGGATTATTGGACAATCGCTGGACATACGCGCTCACTCCACACTTAGCTCAAGGATTACTCAAGCACAACTTTTCATTGTGGGACTCATGATTAGCACGATTTTCGCAGCTCATCTGAAGACACTTTTGACCAAGCCACCTACTGAACCAAAGGTGTCCAACTTCCAAGAACTAAAGGAATCGCATCTGCGCATTTTCCTAGAGGAAAGCGAAAATTTCTATGTTAACAGGATAACATCAAGGAATCCCATCCAGCCGGTTCGATCGAAGATTGAATATCTGCCCACCAATGATTTTTATGCCCAACGTAAGAGTCTCAATGTCTTGCAAGCGTTTTCTATAACCTTAACCGAGTGGAATATGATCAAACGCCAACAGGAACTTTTCCATCAGCCCGCATTTTGCTACTATCCCAATCTGGTTATCCGCATGAATCTACTGATGTCTGTGCCCCTGGAACCCAATTCGATCTACGCTCAACCTCTTGATCTGTTCATACATCAAATTCATGCCTCTGGCTTGTTGAACTATTGGAAGACGGAAGTTGTTAGGGATCTAATTGCTCTTGGTCAACTCAGCCAAAAGGATCCATATGAGTATAAACCTTTTCGGGAGTTTAAAGTGTGCGATTTGTTTTGGGTTTGGTTGATCTATCTACTGGGATTACTATTGGCAACTATTGCCTTGGTGTGTGAGATTGCAGCTAAGAAAATTCGTAGAAGAAATCTGCAGTTTATTCCGTAA
- the LOC132788242 gene encoding uncharacterized protein LOC132788242, whose protein sequence is MNIHIVVFNTTFKSAKQNISLWRRYNGFRLFMFNITYDFCRLMANNNSKLSFQKIVIDAISENSNINHSCPYKNDVIIRNLIFKDEFLKYLPLPSGEYKYQVTTAVNNIWVHRISVQMAINEKLIARN, encoded by the exons ATGAATATTCATATAGTTGTTTTCAACACTACTTTCAAAAGTGCTAAA CAAAATATCAGTCTGTGGCGCAGATACAACGGATTTCGTCTATTTATGTTCAACATCACTTACGATTTTTGCCGGTTGATGGCCAACAACAATTCCAAATTATCCTTTCAAAAAATAGTTATTGATGCAATTAGCGAAAACTCAAACATAAATCATTCTTGTCCATATAAG AATGATGTAATCATAcgcaatttaatatttaaagacGAGTTTCTCAAATATTTGCCCTTGCCATCGGGAGAGTATAAATATCAGGTCACGACAGCAGTTAATAACATTTGGGTACACCGAATTAGTGTTCAAATGGCAATCAACGAAAAGTTAATCGCAAGAAATTAg
- the LOC132788244 gene encoding uncharacterized protein LOC132788244 has protein sequence MSFAVGLTMRALLIILLLCGIVSPDRRYRFTNIKCNVLDKSYVSFAQCKLKVIGRGIIALTIDAKLLTGPFNNAKVNLSLWKKYSEFRPFIFNSSLDFCKAMACTNSTLTFHRIIYRAFLKYSNINQTCPYDKELYVRDWVLKEEQLKYLPLPTGEYQIRLRAYTDNECKATVYVNFSVKEDLMQS, from the exons ATGAGTTTTGCTGTTGGCCTGACAATGCGAgcacttttaataatattattgctaTGTGGCATCGTTTCACCGGATAGAAGATATCGTTTTACCAACATTAAATGTAATGTGCTAGATAAATCTTATGTTTCATTTGCCCAATGCAAACTTAAGGTTATTGGACGTGGCATTATTGCTTTGACCATCGATGCGAAACTGTTAACAGGACCTTTCAATAATGCTAAg GTAAATCTCAGTCTTTGGAAGAAATACAGTGAATTTCGtccatttattttcaattcgtCCCTTGATTTCTGTAAAGCTATGGCATGCACAAATTCGACATTAACATTTCATAGAATAATTTACCGAGCGTTtctcaaatattcaaatataaatcaGACGTGTCCATATGAT AAAGAACTCTATGTACGTGATTGGGTTCTCAAGGAAGAGCAATTAAAGTATTTACCATTACCAACTGGTGAATATCAAATTAGACTGAGGGCTTATACCGACAATGAATGTAAAGCAACAGTTTACGTAAACTTTTCCGTGAAAGAAGATTTGATGCAATCTTAA
- the LOC132788243 gene encoding uncharacterized protein LOC132788243, translating to MWNLFIFLLLVEFSASVTRFTNINCEVLEASKTSFKECELKVLGRGKIGLNLHMELNFTNTTNVKENISLFRRFSGFCPFMFNKTFDFCKFMANSNSKLSFEKLVLGSISQFSNLNHSCPYTKDIIIRNMLFKEEFLEFLPLPSGEYRFQFMTQMDNIWNILKAPFGVSI from the exons ATGTGGAATCTGTTCATATTTCTACTACTTGTGGAATTCTCAGCAAGTGTCACACGATTTACAAACATCAATTGCGAGGTCTTAGAAGCATCAAAAACATCATTTAAGGAGTGCGAACTTAAGGTTTTGGGCCGCGGTAAAATCGGCTTGAATCTTCATATGGAACTCAATTTCACAAATACTACAAATGTTAAA GAAAATATCAGTTTGTTTCGTAGATTTAGCGGATTTTGTCCGTTTATGTTCAACAAAACTTTTGATTTCTGCAAGTTTATGGCTAACTCAAATAGTAAACTGTCCTTTGAGAAACTTGTACTTGGTTCAATTAGTCAATTCTCGAATCTAAATCACTCTTGTCCATATACG AAAGATATAATCATTCGAAATATGTTATTTAAAGAGGAGTTTCTCGAATTTTTGCCACTTCCCTCTGGCGAGTATAGATTTCAGTTCATGACACAAATGGATAACATTTGG AATATACTGAAGGCTCCATTTGGtgtatcgatatag